A segment of the Flavobacteriales bacterium genome:
TTTGTTTTGCTTATGAATAGAATAAAAACTGTTTCTTTTTTAGGGTCTGGGAACGTAGCAACAAATCTTGCGAAAGCCTTTTATAAAAAGGGAATTGTTGTTGAGTATATCTATAGTAATACCCTTGAAAACGCTACTTTATTGGCACAAAAAATTAATGCCAAGCCTATCAATCAGTTAGAAGAGATGACTTTTGATAGTGATTTAATAGTTGTTGCATTAAAAGATGATATTATTGTGGATGTTTTGAAAAGAACTGATAATATTTCAGGGTTAATTGTACATACTTCAGGTAGTTTTGATACTGCTAATCTGGAATCATTTTCTAAGCGATACGGATGCATATATCCATTTCAAACATTTCGAAAAGAAATAGAAACGAAACTAGAAGAAATTCATTTTTTTATTGAAGCAAATACTAACGAAGATCAAGAAGTAATAAAAACGACTGCTAAGTTATTTTCAGAACAAGTTGTCGAAATGACTTCTAGTGAACGTAAGTCGTTGCACATTGCTGGAGTTGGTTTGAACAATTTTACACATTACTTATTGAGTATTACTAAACATTATTGCGAAGAAAGTAATCTAAAACCTGAGTACCTAACAAATTTATTGATGCAGACTGTCAATAATTCTTTTTATGTAGATGGGGCTTTAAATATGCAAACAGGGCCGGCAAGAAGGGGAGATGTTGCTATTATTAAAGAACATATTGACCAATTGGAAAACTCTCCTAAGTACCAAAGAATATATAAAACATTTTCACAATTAATTTTAGACGAATTTCATGAAAACCAATTCAAACTATAAAGAACGTTTAGCTGCAATCACCACATTTGTTTTTGATGTTGATGGGGTATTTACAAATGGAGAAATATTTTTTAGAGAGCAAGGAGAAACGGTTCGTGCATTGAACGCAAAAGATGGTTATGCCATAACTGCTGCATTAGAAAAAGGGTTTCAGATAGCTGTCATTACACGTGGTGACTCAGATGTTGTAAAGGAGCTGTTTGAAAAGATTGGAGTAGCGCGTGTTTTTCTAAATGTGATGAATAAAGGAAAGGTTTTTTCTGAGTTTTTAAAGGAGGAAAACTTATCAAGAGATGAGGTCTTGTATATGGGAGATGATATCCCAGATTTTGAATGTCTTCAATTGGCAGGGATAGGAACATGTCCAAGAGATGCAGTAAAAGAATTGCGATTGATTGCTGATTATGTCTCAACTTTTAAAGGGGGAAAAGGAGCAGTACGTGATGTTATAGAACAAACAATGCGTGTACAAGGCAAATGGTTTGTTCCGCAAATATAAAATGAAACTGTCTTGAAGAACTTGGTCCTTTTGTTAAAGT
Coding sequences within it:
- a CDS encoding F420-dependent NADP oxidoreductase, giving the protein MNRIKTVSFLGSGNVATNLAKAFYKKGIVVEYIYSNTLENATLLAQKINAKPINQLEEMTFDSDLIVVALKDDIIVDVLKRTDNISGLIVHTSGSFDTANLESFSKRYGCIYPFQTFRKEIETKLEEIHFFIEANTNEDQEVIKTTAKLFSEQVVEMTSSERKSLHIAGVGLNNFTHYLLSITKHYCEESNLKPEYLTNLLMQTVNNSFYVDGALNMQTGPARRGDVAIIKEHIDQLENSPKYQRIYKTFSQLILDEFHENQFKL
- a CDS encoding HAD hydrolase family protein, whose protein sequence is MKTNSNYKERLAAITTFVFDVDGVFTNGEIFFREQGETVRALNAKDGYAITAALEKGFQIAVITRGDSDVVKELFEKIGVARVFLNVMNKGKVFSEFLKEENLSRDEVLYMGDDIPDFECLQLAGIGTCPRDAVKELRLIADYVSTFKGGKGAVRDVIEQTMRVQGKWFVPQI